The Glaciimonas sp. PCH181 nucleotide sequence TGAAATCCGTCAACGCTACATCGCCATACGACGAAGACCTAATATGAAACCAAATGAAACAAATGAGCGTCACCTCGCCCGTATTCGGTTTCTTGACCGATGAAGATGCCTTGACGGACAGTGGCGAGTGCCGTGTGAGGGATTTCGCGTAAAACGATTGAGTATCCTGATTTAACGGAAAGTCATCGAGTACAACCAGCTCGTTGCCGATATCGATATGGTGATTTTGCATAACGTGCACGGAATATCCCGGATTCTGAAAGAACTGCATGCCAAAGGATATATGCTGACCGAAGAAATTCTGAGCGGAATGGCGCCATGCCGAAGGAGCCGTCAAGCATGGCGCTACGCTCGAGAAAGTTACCAAAACGTCTGGTGTGGCCATTGCTGTCAATGCTGGGGCTGCGTTGGTATATTCGGCACGGGTAATGGGTGCTTTTTCAGTCAAAAAAAAACAAAATAAAGTCAGCATTTAGGGCATTCCACTGTATGATTTTGGCATCACGCAGGCGTGAAATTTAAGTTCTTTCTGCGTCAATCAAGCAGTAAAGCGAGTTCTATTTCCAATCATAAAACGTGAAGAGGGTAATCATGAGCCAATATCACATCGCCGTCGTAGTCGGTAGTCTCCGCAAGGATTCATACAATCGCAAGTTGGCAAGCGCCATCGTCAAACTGGCGCCGTCCGAGTTCTCATTCAAACAGCTGGAAATTGGCGATTTGCCTCTCTACAACCAAGATGACGATGCGCAACAGGCCGCTTCCGTCAAGCGCCTGAAAGCAGAAATCGCTGCTGCCCAAGGTCTATTGTTCGTCACACCCGAATACAACCGTTCGATCCCCTGTGTACTCAAGAACGCCATTGACCACGCTTCACGCCCTTATGGCCAGAGCGCGTGGGCGGGCAAGCCGGCCGGTGTGCTGGGTGCATCAGTCGGTGCCATCGGGACCGCCGTCGCGCAACAGCATTTGCGCAATGTTCTCGCTTACCTGGACGTACCAACGCTAGGCCAACCGGAAGCATTCATCCACGCCAAGGATGGCTTGTTTGATAGTGCCGGCAATATCGGCCCGGACAGCAAGGCATTCCTGCAAAGCTGGATGGATCAGTATGTTGCGTGGGTAAAAAAGCACGTTGGCTGAGGTTGGCTGAGACACTAAAACAAAGATATTGGTGACACGAACTGGAAAAGATGGTCAGAACTCAACGGAACCGTCGAGTTCTGACCATCGATCTACCAAGTCAGATCCAGCGTGCTGTCAGTCGAATCTATCCTCAAGGTAGCGACCCGGCCGAGCCATCATCAATCCACCAGTGGCTATGGGAATCACAGTAGCTGCATGCACCCAAAGCGCCATCGTCCAGCTGCCCGTGATAGCGTAGAGCCCAGCCACCCAGCAGGGGCCTAGCGTCCCGGCGAGGTATTCAATGCCCATTGCAAAGCCGGCTATGGCAGCAGAATCCATGGTGGTGCGGGTGCGAAGATTAAACATGAAGTGCTGTTCCGACCGACACGGGGCTGGTGACCAACTGGGTCAGGCCCAGCTTGTGCGTGACCGGTGCCCGGACGGGGCCTACTTGCGTCGCTATGAACCAATACGGCGAAGCCT carries:
- a CDS encoding NADPH-dependent FMN reductase codes for the protein MSQYHIAVVVGSLRKDSYNRKLASAIVKLAPSEFSFKQLEIGDLPLYNQDDDAQQAASVKRLKAEIAAAQGLLFVTPEYNRSIPCVLKNAIDHASRPYGQSAWAGKPAGVLGASVGAIGTAVAQQHLRNVLAYLDVPTLGQPEAFIHAKDGLFDSAGNIGPDSKAFLQSWMDQYVAWVKKHVG